The DNA segment AAGTATCTGTGGAGCGGTACGGCGGGCAGCGAGACGGGCAACACGGACGAGTCCAACTACTCCCGGCCCTGGACCACGGTGGCCGAGCAGCTCCAGCAGGCCGGCATCGACTGGCGGCTCTACTCCGACAACAGCGGAGACGGGCGGCAGGGCTACATCAGCACCTGGGTCGGCGACTACGGCGACAACGAGCTGAAGTACTTCAAGGGCTTCGACCCGGAGGGGCTGAGCGCCGACGACCCCAAGCTGCAGCCCGGTACCGGCCTGATCTGGCGCGGCAACGCCACGTACTACTCCGGCATGACCTCGCCGAGCGACGACTCCGAGGCGAACCTCGACGCCGTCCTCAAGAGCCTGCACGACGCCTGCCGGCCGGGCGCGGAGCACCCGCTGCCGGCGGTCTCCTGGATCGTGGCGCCGTACGGCTGGTCCGAGCACCCGAGCGCGGACACCCTGCACGGCGAGCGCTACGTCAAGAAGGTGCTCGACATCCTGCAGGGCAACCCCGAGATCTGGGACCACACCCTCTTCATCCTCAACTACGACGAGAACGACGGGAAGTTCGACCACGTGCTGCCGCCGTTCCCCGAGGCGGGCACGGCGGGCGAGTACACCGGCGACTACCCGCTCGGCTTCGGTCCGCGGGTGCCGATGCTGCTGGTCTCGCCGTGGTCCCGCGGCGGCTACGTGGCCTCGGAGGTCTTCGACCACACGTCGACGATCAAGTTCCTGGAGGTCTGGTCCGCCCACCTCGGCAAGCCGTTCCGCTGCCCCAACATCAGCGACTGGCGGCGCTCGATCGCGGGCGACCTGACCAGCGCGCTCGACTTCGCCCACCCGCAGACGGGGCCGGCCGTCCTCCCGGACCCGCTCGCCGAGCGGCCGGTGTCGATCCCCACCGACCACATGAAGGCGCGACCGCTGAGCTTCCACCCGCACGCGACGATCTCGGAGGACCGCGCGTCGGGGACGGTCACCGCCCGGATGACCATGGCCGGCGGCCCGAAGGACAAGGCCCTGAGCTTCCAGGTCTTCCCCGACGACTACCAGGCGTTCTCCAGCACGCCGTTCACCGTCACCGCCCGCCAGGCGCGCGAGTACACCTGGGACGCCATGGCCACCGACGGCAAGTACGCGTTCTCGATCTACTCCAACGACGGCTTCGTACGCTCCTTCGCCGGCCGGATCGCGCCCGCCGGGCAGAAGGACGGCGCCCTCCCGCGCGTGGAGGCCGACCTGCTGAAGGGCGAGGGCACCAAGCAGGCCCAGGTGAGGCTCACGCTGCACAACGACGGCAGCAAGCCGGTGCAGTACACGCTCACCGCCAACGACCACCTCACTCGCACCCAGAAGGTCACGGTGGCCCCCGGCAAGAAGGAGGCCGTCATGTGGCCGGCCCAGCAGGGCCACTACGACGTGATCCTCACCGCCGGCACCGACGCCGCCTGGACGCAGCGTTACGCCGGCCGGATCGCCACCGCCAAACGGGCCTGACCGGCCGGGACATCCCTGGCGACGGCGACCGTCCTGGCCGCCGTCGCCGGCGTGCTCGCCGACCCCGTCGATCCGGGCCTGACGGTCGGTCGAGCGCCATCACCGCTCGACGCCTTGAGTATGGTGCGGACCATGACTGAGCACGACGATCGACAGGCCCGCTTCGAGCGGGGAATGGCACTGCTCGACGAGGTCAGCGGGGGACAGGGCCAGGGTGTCATGGACTCGCTCGCCGACGTCTCGCCCGAGCTGGCGCGGCAGATCGTGGCCTGGGGTTTCGGTGAGATCTACGCCCGGCCGCAGCTCGTGCCGAGGGACCGGCAGCTGGTCACCATCGGCATCCTCACCGCCCTCGGCGGCTGCGAGCCCCAGCTGCGCCTGCACATCAACACGGCGCTCAACGTCGGCGTCGAGCCCGTCGAGATCATCGAGGCGCTGTTGCAGTCCGCCGGCTACTGCGGCTTTCCGCGTGCGATCAACGCGACCAACGTCGCCAAGGAGGTCTTCGCGGAGCGCGGCCTGCTGCCAGTGGAGGGGACGCGGTGATCGGGGTTCCCCCTCAGTAGCCGACGGTGAAGCGGCGTTGGATGTGGCGGGGCACCTCGATCTCGTCGAGGATCGCCACGGCCAGGTCCTCGGCCGAGATCCCGGTGGTGCCGCCGGCCTGTACCAGCAGGGCGTCTCCTCCCACCCGGAAACGGCCGGTGCGTCCGCCCGGCACGACCTGTCCCGCTGAGGGGCTCAGGTAGGTCCAGTTGCGGTTGGACAGCCGGTGGAGGTTCAGCGCCTCACGGTGTGCGGCGACGACCTTCGCGTACTCCGGGGGGACACCCAGCCTCTCGGGCAGTGTCTCGGCGAAGCCCTCGACGTCCATCACCTGGAGCCCGGGCCTCAGTTCCAGGCTGCCCGCACCGCCGACCACGATGACCCGGGTCGCCGGGTGCTGTTCAAGCGCGGTCAGCAGAGCGCGCGCCACCAGCGGAAACGTGCCGGCGTTGGCGATCGTCGAGGGGAGGTCGTGACCCACGTTGATCGCATTGACGACGACATCGAGCCCCGCCACGCCTGCCCCGATGCCGTCCGCATCGAGGATGTCGACGGTCTTCCAGGTCACGGTTCCGGATTCGGCCGGGATTCCCGCCTCCGTGCGGGTGAAGGCCGTGACGCGGTGCCCGCGGCTCACCGCCTCGTCGAGGACCTTGCCGCCGATGGTCCCGGACGCACCGAGGATGCCTGTCTCCATGAGCTGACTCCCACTGAGAACTGGGTGATGACTGATTCCGGACCCGTCGGAAGACTCAGACCTTCTCCCCGACCGGAGCGTGCAGGAGGGACTCCCAGCGGTCGAGTTCGGCCAGGCGGGAGCGCAGGGACCGCCGGATGCCCTCGACGGCGTCCGCGCCGACGGCCAGGCGCAGGGGCGGCTCTTCCATCGCTGTGACGGCCATGATCGCGTCCGCCACCCTCTCCGCGTCGCCGAACGCCGAAGGCGGCTGCGCGGAGAAGTCCGTGAGGAACTTCCCGACCGTCGGCGCGTACGCGTCGTCCGGGGCGACGACGTGGAGGCTGGTGGCGAACTCGGTCGCGAAGACGCCGGGTTCGACGATGGTGACCTTGGCGCCCGTCGGTGCGAGTTCGAGGGCGAGGGCTTCGCTGGCCAGTTCCACGGCGGCCTTGGAGGCCGAGTACAGGCCAGAGGAGGCCCACGCCAGCTGGCCGTTCATCGAGGACATCTGGACGATCCGGCCGCGGGACGCGCGCAGCGCCGGGAGCGTGGCGCGCAGGACGGCGAGGTTGGCCAGCACGTTGGTCTCGAAGATCGCCCGCGCCTTGCCGGCGTCGATCTGCTCGACGGAGCCGAACAGCCCGTAGCCGGCGTTGTTCACCAGGACGTCAAGACCGCCCGCCGTCCGCACGGCGTCGGCGAGGAACTGCTCCGTACCGTCCGCCGTGATGTCCACCTCGATCGTGGTGAGCTTGCCCTGCGTGGCGTGGTCCGCGAGCTCGGCGAGCCGGTCGCGGCGGCGGCCTACGGCGATCACGTGGGCGCCGGCGGCGAGCGCGCGCTCGGCGACCAGCCGGCCGAAGCCCGAGGTCGCGCCTGTGATGAGCCAGGTTGAAGTCATGTCGGAAACCCCCTGGAGAGGGCCGTGCGGTGGGCACGGCATTCGGGTGCGGGACCCCGGCCGGCGTCCCGGGGCCCAGGAAACCGCCGGCAGAGGCCTCCGGAGGCCCCGGAACCGGCCCGCCCCTTCCTCGGATCCGGAGGGCCACCTTCGCCGCGACACGCCGCTCCGGCAGGAGGGACCATGGAGGTATGGAGCGGAACGAAGGGCTCAGCGAGTTCCTGCGCGCCCATCGCGCGGCGATGGATCCGGAGCGCCTCGGTCTGCCCGACACGGCGCCGCGGCGGGTCCCAGGGCTGCGCCGGGAGGAGCTCGCCGCGCTGGCCGGCGTCAGCGTGGACTACTACACGCGCCTGGAGCAGGGCAGGCCCATCACTCCCTCGGACTCCGTCCTCGACGCCCTGGCGAGCGCCCTCCAGCTCGACCCGGCGGAACGCAGCTACCTCCGCGCGGTGGCACGCCCGCAATCCGGTGGACGCCGCCGCGCTCCCCGTACCGTGCAGAAGGTACGTCCCGGGGTCCACGCGCTCCTCGCCCGGCTGGGGGACACCCCGGCCCTCGTGCTGGGCTGCCGCACCGACATCCTGCTGACCAACCGGATGGCCCGCGTCCTGCTCGCCGACTTCGACGGGATGCCGGCCCGGGACCGCAACGCCGCGCGCTGGATCGTGCTCGACGAGGCCGCGCGGTCACTCTTCGGGGACAACTGGGAGAGGATCGCCTCGGAGTTCGTGGGGACACTGCGGATGGATGCCGCCCGCCACCCCGACGACACCCGCACCGCCGAACTGGTCGGCGAGCTGTCCATGAAGAGCGACCGCTTCCGCCGCTGGTGGGCCGGGCAGAAGGTGGTGCAGTTCACCCACCACACCAAGGAGCTCCACCACCCGCTCGTCGGCCACCTCACCCTCCACACCGAGGCACTGTCCCTGCCCGGCGACCCGGACCAGACCCTGCTCACGTTCCTCCCCGACCCCGGATCGCCCTCGGACGAGGCCCTGACGGTGCTCGCCGCCTGGGCCGCCGACCACAGTCGCGCGGGCGGCGGGAAAGCCGGCCGGACCGTTCCGCAGGACTGAGCCGGCGGCCGGCTCGTACCGGCTCCCCGCGGGGAACGGACGGCCGGGCCTCCGACGGCGTCTCAGGGAGCGGTGGCGGTGGCGATCACCTGGTGGAGGGGGCGGGGGCGAAGTTCGGGCCGCTGGTGTCGAAGTCGGCCTTGCGGTCGGTGACGAACTGCTCGACGGACATCGGCGCATGATGGCCGATCCGCTCGATGTTGTCGTTCGTGCCGGCGAACACGCCGTTGCGGTAGTCGACGGCGACGTTGCTGAAGTGCTGGATCCGGTGCGGGTGCACCCCGCGTTCGGCCATGGCCGAGGTGAACTCCGTGACGCTGATCGGCTCGTAGTGCACCGGGATGCCGAGCACGGTGGACATGGCCCGGGCGATGTCGTGGTGGTTCATCTCGACCGGGCCGTGCAGGGTGTGGACGGCGCGGTCGTGCGGCTCGGGGTCCAGCAGCAGGCCCGCGATCACGTGGGACTGGTCGACCGAGGCGATCGGGGCGTGGCGCCCCTCGCCGAACGGAAGCCGGAGGTAGCCCTCGCCGTCCCGCTTCTCCCACCACAGGGTCAGCCACTCGGCGAAGAAGGTCGGCCGGATGTGCGCGGTGAGCAGGTCGGTCCGATCCAGCAGGCGCTCGGACAGCCAGTGGTGCCGGGCGGCCTCGCTGCCCGCTTCGCGGCGGGCGGAGATCTGCGACATGTTGACCACGGACCGGACGCCCGCCTCGGTCGCCGCCTGGGCGAAGCAGGTGGTCGCCTCGATCAGGCCCGGCAGGATCGGGTAGCACAGGTAGGCGCTGGTGACGCCCTGCATGGCCGCGGCCAGGCCGTCGAGGTCGTGCAGGTCCGACACGGCGATCTCGGCACCGGCGTCGGCCAGCCCCCGGGAGCGCTCGTCCTCGCGGTGCGCCAGCGCGCGGACGCGGTAACCGCGCTCCAGCAGCAGCCTGGCCGCCCCGCCCCCGGTCTTGCCGGTCGCGCCGGTGATCAGGAACAGCCTGTCGTCCTTGGTCATGCGAACACCTCTCGTAGGCGGCTCGTAGCCGATCACCGGCCCGGGGCCTCGACGATCCGCCGCACGTCCGCGGACGCCGGTCCGCACCGTCTCGGCGGGCTGTCGCAGCAGCTCCGCAGGCGGGCCGATCCGCGCCGCGTGCGCGGCCGGTTCTCGCCCCAGGCCAGTTCAGTCACTGAACTACTGCACCGTAGCACCACTGGGTTCAGTGACTGAACTCGGTGGAGGTAGGGTGGCGGCATGACCCTTCCCAGCACCTACGCGGACCGCAACTGCTCGCTGGCGCGATCACTGGAGGTCCTCGGAGAGCGGTGGACGCTGCTCATCGTCCGCGACGCGTTCTACGGGGTCAGCCGGTTCGGAGACCTCGCCACCCAGCTCGGCGTCCCCCGCGCCGTCCTGAACGACCGGCTGAAGCTCCTCGTGCGTGAGGGCGTGTTCTCCCGGGACGACGACGGCGCGGGCACCGTCGAGTACCGGCTGACCGCCAAGGGCATCGCGCTGTGGCCGATCCTGCGCGCGCTGATGGCCTGGGGCGACGAGTTCTACTCCCCGGCCGGGGCGAGGCGCGCCCTGCGGCACGACCGGGACGGGGGTCTGCTCGACGACCAGGGGCGCTGCCGGGAATGCGGCTCGCTCGTGCCGGTCCCGCAGACCCGCATCGAACCCGGTCCGGGGTACGAGCCGGCGACGTCCGACCTCGATCCCGTGTCCGCCAGGCTCACCGGTGCCCGGCGACTCCTCGAACCGCTCGCGGCCTCGCGTACGGGCCGGGCCGGCGAGGGCGAGTCGTGATGCGGACGCCGGCCACCGGTGGCGGCCGTCGCGACCGGGTGGGGCGCGACCCGCGACGAAGCAGTCACTGACCGCAGCCCCGCACCAGTTCAGTCCACCCCTTCTCCAGCAGTGAGGACACCGCCTTGCCCACGCACGTCCTGGACAACTCGATCCACTCCGCACTGAGCGGGCCGCACGCCCACCTCGCGCAGCGGCGCGGCAACGCACTGCGCTACCCGGCCGACATGTCACCGTTCATGGCGCTGCCCGAACGCCCTCGGGCCGCCGACTGGGCGGACATCGCGGCACTCGCCGGTCCCGGCACGCAGGTCACCCTGAGCGGTCCCCGTCCCGAGCCTCCGGACGGCTGGGAGACCGTGCGGGTGGTCCCCCTGCTGCAGTTCGTCGACGACGGGATCGCCGCCGCGCCGGACGAGGAGGCCGTCCCCCTCCGCCGGGCGGACGTTCCGGAGATGCTCGCCCTGGCCGAACGCACCAGGCCGGGGCCGTTCCTGCCGCGCACGATAGAGCTGGGCGCCTACCTCGGTGTCCGCCGCGAGGGCCGTCTCGTCGCCATGGCCGGTGAACGGCTGCACGCTCCCGGCTGGACGGAGATCAGCGGGGTCTGCACCGATCCGGGATGGCGGGGACAGCGGCTCGGGACACGCCTCCTGCTGGCCATCGCGGCCGGCATCCGGGAACGCGGCGAGACGCCGTTCCTGCACGTGCTCGAATCCAACACGAACGCCATCCGCCTCTACGAGGCCCTCGGATTCCGGCTCCGCCTGCGCACCGCGAACTACGTCCTCACGTCGTCGTCCGCCATGCCGGCGGACGGGCTCACGTCAGATCCCCAGGAGGCGTGAACCGCCGTCGAGCACCGGGGTGGATCCCTTGGTGACGGTCTCGGCAAGGGAGAGGAGATCGGGGTTGGTGGCGCCGAGTGCCCAGCAGAAGGCGAGGGTCGTGGGGGGAAGATCGGAGACGGGCACCGCGGTCACCTCGCCGGGCAGCCGGTCCGCCACGGCCGATCCGACCACCGTGACGAGACGGCCCAGGGCGACCCGGTCCATGATCTCGTCCAGTCCCGCCGCGGGGCACTGGGCACGGTAGCCGGGCTCTTCCCGCAGGTCGGCCACGGTCACCTCGGGGCGGACGGCCAGCGCATGGTCCGCTCGCAGCAGTGCCACCGGGCTCTCCCTGCCCACCTCGACCGCCTCCAGGCCGGTGAGGTCGTCGGTGCCGAGGCACAACAGCGCGGCGTCGGCCTTGCCGTCCCGTATCGCGGCTCCCGCGTCGCGGGTGAAGACGAGCTCCGGCTCCGCCCCGGTGTGCAGGCGCAGCAGCCGTGGCAGCAGGCCGCTCCCGGCGCCGGGCCGCACGGCGATCACGAGTCGGTGGCCGTGCGCGGCCCGCTGGGTGCGCCGCACCGCGGCGTCCAGCTCGTCGAGCAGGTCATGGCACTCGTCGCGGAAGACCCGGCCCGCGTCGGTGAGTTCCACGCGCCGGCTCGTGCGGCGCAGCAGCCGGACCCCCATACGCCGCTCCAGGCGGGCGATGGCGCGCGACAGCACCGGCTGGGTGATGCCCAGTGCCTCCGCGGCCCGGCTGAAGTGGAGCTCCTCGGCCAGGGCGGCGAAGTAGGCGAGCTCCCGGGTATCCAGACGATCCATGTCTTCAGGGTATAGCCGCATGTCCAAAGGGTCATGGCTTCCCGCCACGGCGGATGGTCGACTGGTGGCACGGGCCGCCGGCGACCTCCGTCGCTGCCGAGAGGCCCGTGCCCGAAGCCGTCGCAGGGTGCGAGATCCCGTGGAGTTCGAGGAGTCCTTGATATGAGTGATGAGCGCAGGATCCAGGAGGTGCTCGCCCGCTACGTGCGCGCGACGGACCGGCGGGACGGCGTGGCCCAGGGTGCACTGTTCACCGACGACGCGGTCGTGCAGATCCACACCAAGACCGGCCCCGACCGCTACGAACCGTTCGGTGAGCCCCTCATCGGGGGCGCGGCGGTGCGGTACGCGGTCGAGAACTTCATGGAGCCGCACCCCGAGGGCGGCTCCAGCCACCACACCACCTCCGACCACGTCATCGAGGTCGACGGCGACCGTGCGCACCTCAACGCGCAGGTCATCGTCTTCCGGGTGCGCGCCGCGCGCCGCCCCGACGGCGGCTGGCCGGAGGGTGCGTTCGGCGCGCAGGGCACCGTGGAGCCCCACGAGTCGGGCTACTACGACACCGAGCTCCGCCGGATCGACGGGGAGTGGAAGATCGTCCGTCACGACGTCCTGCTGGACATGCCGATGGCGGTTCCGGGGGTGTGACGGTGAGGGCTGTGGCCCGCTGACGTGAGGGCCCTGGTCCACCGCCGGTACGGCGGTGGACGCCCTCGGCTCCAAGCCGGACGACACCTCCCGGTCCACGGTGCGGGCGGTGGCGTGGGGTCCACGCCATGGCGCTCAGCGTGACTGGAGCGCGTCCAGCGCCACCGCCTGCGCGAGCACCAGCCGCCGGTCGAGCCGGTCGTCCCCTATCCGTACGTGGTAGTGGTCGCGGAAGCGGGTCGTCTTCTCGAAGGAGCCCACGTTCCGGCCATCCGCGTCGACGAAGTCGAAGTGGTACTTCCAGATGAAGGGCAGGTCCCCGACCCACGGCAGCAGCCCCCACACCCGGCGGAAGACGGCCAGCGCGGCGCTGCGCTCCTGCACGGTGACCGCGGGCAGTCCCGGCTGGTCGAGCTGCCAGGTCGAGCGCAGCAGCGACTTGCCGAACTTCTTGCTGAACACGCCCACGGGCTGCCCCGCGCCGGTGACGTCGTCACCCGCTGGTGGACGTGGAACTGGGGTTGGGACTGCACTTCGCCGGCATCCCTCTCTGCTGTCGCGCGCGTCAGCGTATCGGGGACCGCGTCAGGCCGTGACGGCCCGGCAGCACGGCGCCGATGCGCTGTCAGGCGCGCGGTGCCCGCAGGGCGAGCACGGCCATGTCGTCGTGGCCGTCGCTGGGGTGCTCGTCGACCAGCGCCTCGACGAGGTCCTTCAGGGGCAGGGCGGTGTGCTCGGTGACGAGGGCGGCCAGGCGTTCCAGTCCCGTCTCGACCGGCTGCCGCCGGTCCTCGATGAGGCCGTCGGTGTAGAGGATCACCGTGGAGCCCGCGGGCACGGGGTGGGTGTGGTCGGCGCGCGGCTGCCCGGTCTCGACGCCGAGCGGCAGGTCGGGCTCCACCTGGAGGTAGTGGACCCGGTTGTCGGGGGTGAGCAGGAGGGGCGGCAGGTGTCCCGCGGTGCTCCAGCGCAGGATCCAGTCGCACGGCCCGGCCGGTTCGAGGTGGGCGAGGCACGCTGTGGTGACGGGCTGGTCGGTGATCGCCTGGAGGGCCCGGTCGAGGTGGGAGAGGACCGCGCTGGGTGAGGCGTGCTGGTCGTAGAGCAGGGCGCGCAGCATGTTGCGTACCTGCGCCATGGCGGCCGCGGCGCGCAGGTCGTGGCCGACGACGTCGCCGACGACGGCCGCGCAGGCCCGGTCGGGGACCAGCAGGGCGTCGTACCAGTCTCCGCCGATGTACGCGGGTGTGCTCGCGGGGCGGTAGGCGGCCGCGGCTTCGAAGGGCCGCAGGTCGGGCAGGTGCGGGAGCAGGTGCCGCTGGAACTGCTCGGCGTCGAGCCGGGTCCGCTCGTAGAGGCGGGCGTCGTCGATGGCCAGGCCCGCGGCGCTGGCGAGCGCGGCGATGAGCTCCTCGTCGTGGGCGTCGAAGGGCCGTCCGTCGAGCCGGTCGGAGACGTAGAGGTCTCCGTAGATGCGGCCACGGGTGTTGACCGCGGCCCCGAGCAGGGTGCGCATCGGCGGATGGCCCGGCGGGAAGCCGGCCGACTCCGGGTGGGCGGAGATGTCATCGACGCGCAGCGTGCCCGGAACGGCGATCAGGTGCCCCAGCAGTCCGCGGCCGCGAGGGAGCTCCACGCCGCGAAGGTCGGCCCGCTCCTTCTCGGACAGGCCCATCGGGATGAACTGCGCGAGGTGTTCGCCGTTCTCGTCGAGCACGCCGAGTGCCCCGTAGCGGGCGCCGACCAGCTCCATCGCCGTCTCGACGATCAGTTGCAGCACCACGGTCAGCTCGACGTTCCGGCTGAGGACCGCCTCGTACAGGGCGTGCAACCCGTCCTGGGCCCGGGCGAGCGATCTGAGCTGCTCGGCGATCCCCTCCAGCTCACCGCTCAGACGCAGCCGCGGGACCCCGTCCGACGGTTCCGGGACGTTCTCGTTGCTTGTCATCACAGGCGCCTGTTCGTCCGACGTTCGGTCTCGGTGGCCCGGAATCCGCCACCGCGGGCCGCGTCCCGGCGCCTTCGGCCGCGGCCGTGCACTGCGAGGAGGAACGGGGAGCGACCCGCGGGGCCCCGGCGCCGTGGTGCGTAGCGGGACCTCACGCGGGGGCCGGCTGCGGCTCCTCAAGAGCCTCGGTGGCCTCTCCCGGCCAAGGCCGCGACGCAGGAGGGGGCCCGCCTCCAAGGCGAGGTGGCGGACCGCCCGGCCCAGGGGGCGCGGGCAGGGGAGTGGGTTCCATATCCGCACGCTAGAGGGGCCCGGACGCGGGATGCCGCAGTCGCGGCCCCTCGCTCACCTGGACGGACCAGGGTCCTTGACGGAGCGTGCCGCAATGGACGACACCAGCGCCCGGGCACCGCACGTCAGCGCACGCAGCGAAAACCCGTGTTGCCGCTGGAGCTGTCCGGAGTGTTGCCCATCCGGGCGGAGGTGCGGTAGCGGAAGCAGTAGGACTCGTGGCACAGGTGGGAGCCGCCGCGCAGCACCCTGCCCTCGCCCACCGGCGGGCCGGCCGGGTTCTCGCGGGGCCCGCGCTTGTGGAAGCCGGGGCTGAACCGGTCGGCGCACCACTCCCAGACGTTGCCGGTCATGTTGAACAGCCCGTAGCCGTTGGCCGGGAAGGCGTCGACGGGGCAGGTGCCGGGGTAGCCGTCGGAGGCGGTGTTGTGGTGCGGGAACGTGCCCTGCCACACGTTCATCCGGGGCTCCCCGCCGGGCTCACGCTCGTCGCCCCATGGATACGGCTTGCCGACGAGGCCGCCGCGCGCCGCGTACTCCCACTGGGCCTCGGTCGGCAGGCGGGTGCCCGCCCAGGCGCAGTAGGCCAGCGCGTCGTGGTGCGAGACGTGCACCACCGGGTGGTCCGCGCGCCGCCTGACGCCGGACCCGGGCCCCTCGGGGGTGCGCCAGCTCGCTCCGTACACCTGCCGCCACCAGGGCGTCCGGGCGGGGGCGCGGGTCGGCGGGAAGCCGTCCGGGAGGAAACCGGCGAAGACGTAGGACCAGCCGAACCGCTCCGCGTCGGTGACGTGGCCGGTCGCCGCGGCGAAGGCCCCGAACTCGGCGTTCGTCACCGCGGTGGCGGCGATCTCGAACGGGTCAAGGACCACCTCGCGCACCGGGCCCTCCCCGTCGCCCGGGTAGGGGCTCCGCTCGCTCCCCATGAGGAACGCGCCGCCGGGCAGTGCCCGCCACCCCCCGGCCGGTTCGGCGGCGGCTGCGGTGCCGCGGCGTGCCGATCCCAGGTGGCCGGCGGCGCTCCCGCCGGGCACGGGCTCCCCCTCGCGTGCCGGTGCGCAGCACGCGTGCCCGGCGGTCGAAGCAGCCGGTGTGTCGGTGCTCATATGCTCTCCTTGTGAGCCTGCGTCAGACGGCTGCGGATGTCGTCGAAGTGCCGGTGCACGGCCGACTCCGAGGCCCCCGCGTCTCCGGTGCGGACGGCCTCCACGATCCTGCCGTGCATCTGGGCCAGCTCCTGCCCTTCGGCGGCCGTGCGCAGGCCCTGCGCGCGCACCCGGTGGAAGGCGCTCCAG comes from the Streptomyces sp. TS71-3 genome and includes:
- a CDS encoding formylglycine-generating enzyme family protein encodes the protein MSTDTPAASTAGHACCAPAREGEPVPGGSAAGHLGSARRGTAAAAEPAGGWRALPGGAFLMGSERSPYPGDGEGPVREVVLDPFEIAATAVTNAEFGAFAAATGHVTDAERFGWSYVFAGFLPDGFPPTRAPARTPWWRQVYGASWRTPEGPGSGVRRRADHPVVHVSHHDALAYCAWAGTRLPTEAQWEYAARGGLVGKPYPWGDEREPGGEPRMNVWQGTFPHHNTASDGYPGTCPVDAFPANGYGLFNMTGNVWEWCADRFSPGFHKRGPRENPAGPPVGEGRVLRGGSHLCHESYCFRYRTSARMGNTPDSSSGNTGFRCVR
- a CDS encoding PP2C family protein-serine/threonine phosphatase, translated to MTSNENVPEPSDGVPRLRLSGELEGIAEQLRSLARAQDGLHALYEAVLSRNVELTVVLQLIVETAMELVGARYGALGVLDENGEHLAQFIPMGLSEKERADLRGVELPRGRGLLGHLIAVPGTLRVDDISAHPESAGFPPGHPPMRTLLGAAVNTRGRIYGDLYVSDRLDGRPFDAHDEELIAALASAAGLAIDDARLYERTRLDAEQFQRHLLPHLPDLRPFEAAAAYRPASTPAYIGGDWYDALLVPDRACAAVVGDVVGHDLRAAAAMAQVRNMLRALLYDQHASPSAVLSHLDRALQAITDQPVTTACLAHLEPAGPCDWILRWSTAGHLPPLLLTPDNRVHYLQVEPDLPLGVETGQPRADHTHPVPAGSTVILYTDGLIEDRRQPVETGLERLAALVTEHTALPLKDLVEALVDEHPSDGHDDMAVLALRAPRA